Genomic segment of Diceros bicornis minor isolate mBicDic1 chromosome 29, mDicBic1.mat.cur, whole genome shotgun sequence:
ttctagttcttTCACATTCTTGCCACCACTTCATATGGTCAGTCttttcaattttagccattctattaGGTGTGACGTTGTGCCtcattgaggttttaatttgaatttccctaatgactagtaatattgaacatgttttcatgtgcttatttgccatctgtttatcttttttggttaCATGTCTGTTAaactcttttctccattttaaagattgggttattttcttattattgagttttgagagtacTTCTTATATTCTggttacaagtcctttatcagatatatggtgtgcaaatatattctcccaatctgtagcttgacTTTTAATTaccttaacagtatcttttgaagagtagacattttatattttggtgaagcccattttatcaatttgtgcttttgtgtgttgtgcttttggtgttgtatctaagaaatctttgcctaatccaaggttgGAAAAGTTTTCTcctagaagctttatagttttaggttttacatttagatctatgatccattctaACTTAATTTTTTGTATGGTGCTAGGTATAGActatagctcatttattttaacatttttattttgaaataattataaactgacaggaagttgcaaatgtatttttcacCCAGTTTTCCCTAAAGGTGACATCTTATACAGCTGTAGTACAGTATAAAACCCAGGACATTGACATTGGTACTTTAACTAGATTGCAGACTTTATTcagtttttaccatttttaacctgcatttgtgtgtgtgtcaatgTAGTTTTATCCCCTATATAGATTTATGTAACCACCACCTCAGTTAAAATACAGAAgtattccatcaccacaaaagaACTCCCTCCTGCTACCTCTTTGTATTCACACCCACCCCAGCTCCAGCCCTTATCCTTGTCCCTGGCTACCTCTTATGTGTTCTCCATCTGTGGTTTTGCCATTTCAATaatgttgtataaatggaatcatacaatatataaccTTTTGAGACTGAGTTTTTCACTAAGTTTAATGCCTTTGAGGTCAATCTAGGTTGTTGCATGTattaatacttcattcctttttattgctgagtaatattccattgtatcgcCATTACTGCAGAGAACTTGGAATAATGTTTATGCTGGTATTTCTACTAGCCCAGAGGTCCTGTCTGGAGTTTGTTTAAACATTCACTCAtcaaaggacatttgggttgtttctaacattttgctattatgaataaagctgctatgaatgtaTTTCATTGTTTATcatcaaagaattaaagaaaaatatggtcTTCATCAGTAAACAGATAAAGAATCTTAGCAGAGAAATGTAAACTAAAAAAGgaccaaatggaaattatagaactaAAAAGTCTAATAAATGAAAGATTCACTGAATAGAATTAATAATAGACTAAGATGGCAGAAAAAAGAGTCAATGAACATGAAgtagggaaaaagaaataatccaaTCTAAAGAACAAAATAGGAAAGGTTAAAGAAAAGTCAACAGAGCATCAGGGACATGTAGGCAATATCAAATAGTATCATGTAACTATAAGTGAAATCCCAGGAGGAGAGTgagaatgagagggaaaaaatatttaaagaaataatggctgaaaatttcccaaattaagGAAGAACATTGAGTTACAATTCCAAAATAGTAAGTGAATCCAAATCAGAAtgtttacaaggaaagttcaccGAGGCACATTGTAATCAAAGTGCTgagataaacagaaaataatgaaaaaagccAGAAGACAATCGGGAACAATTATGTGCATGGCAGCAGcagatttcttctctgaaacagtaAGGGCCAGAAGACAGAGGAACAGCGAATTTACtgttctgaaaggaaaaaactgtcaacctagaattataTACATAGGAAAAATATGCTTCAAAAATTAAGGAAAGCTTCTTTCCCCTgcacctctctcttcctctcccctatcttctctcccttttccccttctccttcccttctcaaACAATTCAGACCTGAAGACGTTAGTTGGAACATAAGAGAGTAGGTATCTCTGTGGGTGGGAGGTTGGGGAGGTGTGCGGAGCCACAGTGGCTCAAAGTGGAGTGAGAGAAGGCAAGTTAGATACAAAGAATGGTCACATAAGGTGAAGACCCACCCAACAGAGAAGTCAGACTGAGCATGGAGAGAAATGCATTCATGGATGCTTAATTTCCTGTGATCATTAAGcatactgttatggactgaatgtgtccccccaaaattcatatgttgaagccctaaccgcACCCCCCCACCCTCCCTTGCCCCCagtgtatttggagatggagccgctagggaagtaattaaggttaaatgaggtcataagggtggggtcctgatctgataggattagtgtccttataagaagagacactagaattgtatggtgatggatggtaactagacttatggtGATGATCACTTTATAGTGTATACAAATACCAATTATattgttgtacacctgaaatttatacaaggttatataccagttttaccttaaaaaaacaaaaacctccagAAAACGTGACCATGCAGTTTTTGTGGTACCAGCCCTGCCCTTCTCTTGCTTGCTGGGAATTATAAAACCCAAGACTGGAAACTAGAACCTACCCTGGGCAGCCTCTCTGAGAAGATGCATTGTCTTCCTCTCCCCCTGCTGCTCTTTCTCCTGTGCTCCAGAGCTGAACCTGGAGAGATCATCGGGGGCACAGAGTGCAAGGCACACTCCCACCCCTACGTGGCCCACCTGGAAATTGTCACTCCCCAAGATGATCTGGTGAATTGTGGTGGTTTCCTGATAAGACAAGATTTTGTGCTCACAGCTGCTTGCTCCTCAGGAAGGTCTATATTGGTCACCCTTGGAGCCCATAACATAAAAGAAGAAGACACATGGCAGAAGCTTGAGGTTATAAAACAATTCTCTCATCCAAAATATGAGGGCTTTGTTGTTTGCCATGACATCATGCTACTAAAGTTGAAGGAGCAAGCCAACCTGACCCTGACCGTGGGGACACTCCTTCTTCTACCCCAGTTCTGCTTCATCCCACCTGAGAGAAGGTGCTGGGTGGCTGGCTGGGGAATAACCGAAGTGGAGGAATCAGGCTCCTACACTCTGCAAGAGGTGAAGCTGAGACTTGTGGATCCCCAGGCCTGCAGACACTTCACAACTTTTGACCACAATCTCCAGCTGTGTGTTGGCAATCCCAGGAAGACAAAATCTACATTTAAGGGAGACTCAGGGGGCCCTCTTCTGTGTGTTGGAGTGGCCCAGGGCACTGTCTCCTATGGATGGTGGGACGCAAAGCCCCCTGCTGTATTCACCCAGATCTCCCATTACCGGCCCTGGATCAGTGGGGTCCTAAAGTGAATTAACCTTGGAGCCTGGGCCAGCCTGAGGGGAAGGGAATCTGGAATTGGACCTGAGCAGGTTCTCTGTGCCACTCACTCTGGAGCTGCCTCTGGTTCCTGCTGAAGTCCTGTCATATCCCTAAGCTTCAAGAAGTTTCTTCCAGGTCACAGAATTCTCAATAAACCTCAATAAAGACCcagcttccagaaaaaaaaaaaaaaaaagacactgggGAGCTCACCTGTTCTCTCTCTGAACACTTCCCCtgaagaaaggccatgtgagcacacagcaagaaggcagctgtctacaagccaggaagagagtcctcaccagaagcCGAATTGGCTGGAACTTTGATCTTGGTcctctagcctccagagctgtggcatagtaaatttcttttgtttaagccaccagtttATGGTATCTTGCCCTGGCAGTCCTAGCAGactaaaatactgtatgatttcagtcctttgaAATATGTTGAGACCTAAATAGTTGTGGCTAAAGAGTCACTGTTGAATCCGAAAGGATAGTAAGTGACTGTTTCTAGAGAGTAACTGCTCTAGCCAGGTTAGAAAGAAGTAGATTTTGTGGTCTAAGATAAGAATTTTATTGATGGATATTGATGATGACTCATTTCTTTATTGACAGTCATTTTCTGTTCATAGGAATGTGAATTGGACCCTTGTTGTGAAGGAAGTACTTGTAAGCttaaaacatttgctgaatgtgCATATGGTGACTGTTGTCAAGACTGTCGGGTAAGAAATTCCTccctatttggaaaaaaaaatagaaaaaggaaaaatacacatatatcaaaATTGTTTTCTCTAATTTGTAAGAGATTTTTATTACATGATTATATGTATatgattactatttttattacatgATTATATGAAAAATTTGATGCCACTTGTTTGCAATTTTGTATCACAATCTTTTATGACATATAGTCTAGTGAGATTTTTTCCTaagtaaaaacttttttttctaatttgagtcatctatatttttttattaaaaatttaacaataccAAAGTATAGAAAGTAGACAGTGAAGGACCCTCTATCATTTTACCCTCCTCAGTTAGCCATTGCTGATAATTTGTTATTAACTTAGTCACTTTTTCCTATACAAATGtgagtatgcgtgtgtgtgtgtgtgtgtgtctgtgggtaaGTGGGTAAACCTGATACACTTATTTTTACTACTTGCTTTTTTCAATAAGATGCCATGGAGTTTCATTTCTGTAGTTCTACATGGTTATCTGGTTAGTACTCCTTTGTATGACTAtacattaatttctttaccaagtTAACtaatgatggacatttagatcaCTTCCAATTTTTGTTTATAAGTGGGATTGTGGGGGCAGAGtatgcatattaaaatttttgacacatattttaTATACCTTCCGCAATGAGCCAGTCTGTACTTGCCAGTGTGCTCAGGTGCTTGTTTCCTCATGCTGACATTAGTTGTGAGCAAGTGCTATAATCCTGGTTAGTTTGATAGATGTCAAGTGCTTTTATATCTGTTTAATTTGCATTGCTTTTGCAATTCATTTATCAATGaagttatgttttctcatttttcatatttcatgACTCTTACAAATTGGTTCTTATTGGCCTTTGTTCCTGTTTCTATTGGGTTATTTAATCTTTTGTTGttagaacttttaaattttttttttgagggacaatggtcctgagctaacatctgttgccagtctttctctttttgcttgaggaagattgcccctgtgctaacatctgtgccagtctttcctccattttgtgtatgggacgccaccacaccattggcttgatgagctgtgtgtaggtccgtgcctgggattcgaacccgtgaaccctgggctgccaaagtggaacatgcaaacttaaccactatgccaccaggccggcccttgttAGAactttttatagatattaataagGTGGTTTTGAATTTGAGTAATTTGTAGGAATTGTCCTGATATTCCTgttcaatttgaattttattactCTAGTTCCTTCCAGGAGGTACTTTATGCCGAGGAAAAACCAATGAATGTGATCTTCCAGAATATTGCAATGGTTCTTCTCAGTTCTGTCAGCCAGATGTTTTTATTCAGAATGGACATCCTTGCCAGAATAACAAAGCCTATTGTTACAATGGTGTGTGCCAGTATTATGATGCTCAGTGTCAAGTCATCTTTGGCTCAAGTAAGatcttttatttataattgattgctttggttttatttttctttagtttttgttaaaaatggaattaaaaaattgtTGCTAAAATTGAAGTTCTCCTGTTTCCTCTCTCCTGTCATATCTCCCTTCTTCATTCTCCATTAGGCAGTCATCATTGTAAATTTGAAGGTGTCCCTATTCAGTTggtgatttttgcttttattctctCTCTATCACCTATGTATCCTATgtatataaacaatattttatatatacacacacagtatCATATTCTAGTTTTAATAAATTCATATAAATAGTACAGGGATATACATATAGGTTTACTATTTTCATTGTTCACTCAAAATGTTTTTGAGATCCATCTGTATTGATACATTTAGATCATGGTGCCTTAGAGTATTccgttatataaatggaatccatTATCTTACTGATAGATACTTaggatgtttttaatttttttggtttctttttttaaagttttcatttttatcaaagttgtaCATACACATAGGTTAAAGAGCCAAATTATTTACAaggttttatgaaaaaataaagtgtacTCCCACCTAATATCCCCATCCCTTGAGGCAACCACTTTTACCTTTTCTAGCTGACTATTTTGTTACTTGCTCCAGGTCTTTAGATAATCTCTTGGTAAtgctactttttaatttttcattgtagGTATTAACTATTAGTTTCTCACTATGCAAGATGAGAATTtagtttctttccttctcttctctcaacTCTTGTCAACTCTCATCATACTTATTCTTATTTTCCATTCTCCATCCTCTTAATGTGGCTTAATTGTAATTTTAGTTAAAGCAGTGCTGCctgttgtgatattgtgatttataacaaaaaatatatatttgatcttcATCTAGTTCCTGGCAccaagctcctaaaacccttggaatttcctaagtccTGAGAGCCATAAAAGTCTCTTTTGTTATGTCAGTGAGATGACTTTGGAAAGCCCCTTGGTAACCTAAGGATGGAGGCTGATTGCCCAGGAACCAGCCctgtgattagagagttggaactttcagtccttccagctccagggaggagagagggtctGGAGATTGAGTccagtcaccaatggccaatgatttaatcaattctgcctatgtaatgaagccaccataaaaccccaaaaggacagggtttgaAGAGCTTCCAgcttggtgaacatgtggagatttggggagagtgtcgcacttggagagggcatggaagccctgtgccctttccccataccttccCCAATGCAtcccttccatctggctgttcctgagttatatccttttataataaaccccTAATCTagcaagtaaaatgtttctctgagttctgtgagctactcTAGCAAGTTAATCAACCGAAGGAGAGGTTTGTGGGAACCTCCTATCTACAGCTTGTTGGTtggaagcacaggtgacaacctggacttgtgattggcccCTGAAGTGAGGGAGTGGGGTGGGAAGGGCAATCTTGTGGTGTGACTGCGCCCCTTAACCTGTAAGATCTGATGCTGTCTTCAggaagatagtgtcagaattgagtacAATTGTAGGACATCCAACTGGTGTTGGAGAATTACTTGGTGGTGTGGAAAAAACACACACGGTGGAACTGTATATTATATAATAGTCATATTAGTGCTATTCACAGCTGAGCTATGTAGTAAGTTACaactgctttcttgcttttttttttcctcttgagttaataattctctctctctctttttgggtTTGGTTAGTTTTCTGTGTTCTTGCCACTAATTGAACTGCAAATTGTTCCCCAGTGGCTTTCAGGTGATTAGAGGCATCAGGTATTCTGCTAATTTCAACCTGTTTGAAGACGTCTGACTAGGAGGCCCCTAATTCTCTTTAATCTTGATTGGTTGTCCTCTGTAtttagagaaacagaacaaataggaggatatatatacatacacatatgtatgtatatatgatttattataaggaattggctcacacaatccTGGAGGCTGGTAGGTCCCAGATCTGCAGAGTGAGTCAGCAAGCTGTAGAgtcaggagagccaatggtgtagttccagtccaaggGCTGGCAGGCCTGAGACCCAGGGGGACTGGATGATTCAGTTCAAGTCTGAAAGTGTCCCAATCTGAAGGCCCTCAGGAAGAATTCCATCTTACTCAAGGAGGGTCAGCTTTTTTGTTCTATGTTCTATCAGGctctcaactgattggatgaggtctACTCATATTAGGGAGGGCAAAATGCTTTACCCCGCCTaccaatttaaatattaatctcatctaaaGCACTATTAcgcaataatataaaataatgtttgaccaaatatctgggtaccctgTAGCTCAGTCAAgtagacatataaaattaaccatcacaagttgGCCCCTTGTCAACTTGGCACCCGTACACATCTCCTTACACCGTATGTAAtctccaaaagaagaaaataacaaggTTATAATTCCACTTAATATGATACAACTATCCTGTGTATAACCATAAATGCACTAGACCCTTCCTAAGAGGAAGAGGTAAAGTCCTGGAGTGATGTTTACTTTTCTCCTTGATAACTCCTAACTTAAACACTAGGATGTAAAATGAACAATATTTATACTATCATATAAAGTGAATACATCTTATGTTACATGATAAGGGAATAAGAGAGGGAACAAAACAGGgatattatatgtgtatatattatcacaaatatatttataacaaaaAAGGAAGATATATTCATGACAATTCAAGTCCTCATTTCTGTAACTAGACATGTGGTCAATAGCTGGTATTTTAATAACCTTCTTCATTATCATTCCATATACCCTTTGCCTTCAGCAAGCATCTCAGCTGATTGTGGTTCTTCACCTGGTGAGGTGACCGAAACCTTTATTCCTAAAAGCTCTGGGCCATTAGGAGTCCTGCCTGGATTGagttgttgtagttttccattaaCATTAGTCATAGGTCGTGGTAGTACTAAGAGATGCCCTCAGGTATCTCCTGTATTCAGACATACTCTTCCTTACCTCTGTTGTTGTCCAATTACCCCTTGGTAGTCGGGATCAGTCACCCCAGCCAGCACAGTAGCTCCCTTCTTTGCCTATTCATTCAGAGGCTTGAGGAATCTAGAGTGGCTGAGCCGCAGTCTTAACTTCCAGTGCAATGGAATCATTGTTGTGTCTCCTGATGGAAGCATTATGCCCTCTAGAATTAAGACCTCTAGGCCAGCAGAGCATAAGGTTGTgggaacaggaagcaaaaattttgctGGTGGGTCAGTGGGAGAAATAGTGAGTGGTACCTCTCCACTTCCACCTCTTGATTCCTGGACCTATGAATCTTGGCTATGGGAGAAAAAACACCATATATTGAATGCTGATTCAGAGTATATTCAGCCTTCTGGAGAACTTTGCTCCTTCCTGCAAGGTATTGCCACCTAGCTGGCACtataactgagtcttcaaaaggccattccacCATTCCATCAAATTGGCCACTTTAGGGTGGTGGGGAATGtggtaagaccagtgaattccatgatCATGGACCCATTGCCACACTTCATTTGCTGTGGAGTGAGTTCTTTGAGGAGTAGCAAATCTGTGTGCAATAACATGATGGTAGATAAGACATTCTGTCAATCCATGTatggtagttttggcagaagTGTTGCATACAGGGAAGGCAATCCTTATCCAGAGTAAGTAAGAACGAAAACTGCTTCTGCTATGATGGAAAGGGTCCAATGTAATAAACCTACCACCAGGTAGCTGGCTGATCACCCCGAGAAATGGTGCCATATTGAGgactcagtgttggtctctgctgctggcagattgGGTACTCAGCAGTGGCCATACCCAGGTTGGCTTTGATGAGTGGAAATCCATGTTGCTGCAGCAATGCCTAACCTCCATCCCTGTCACCATAGCCCCTTACTCATGACCCCATTGGGCAATGGCACAGATGACTGGGGAAAGAAGTTGACTGGTATCCACAGAATGGGTCATCCTAgccacttgattattaaaatcctttCTTCTTGATGTCACCTTTTGGTGAGCATTCACATGgaacacaaatatcttcatgtgTTTTGCCCATAAAGAGATATCTTGTAGAAGGGAGAGGAGATTAAGATCCTTGCAAACTAAATTATGA
This window contains:
- the LOC131394052 gene encoding chymase-like: MHCLPLPLLLFLLCSRAEPGEIIGGTECKAHSHPYVAHLEIVTPQDDLVNCGGFLIRQDFVLTAACSSGRSILVTLGAHNIKEEDTWQKLEVIKQFSHPKYEGFVVCHDIMLLKLKEQANLTLTVGTLLLLPQFCFIPPERRCWVAGWGITEVEESGSYTLQEVKLRLVDPQACRHFTTFDHNLQLCVGNPRKTKSTFKGDSGGPLLCVGVAQGTVSYGWWDAKPPAVFTQISHYRPWISGVLK